Proteins found in one Takifugu rubripes chromosome 17, fTakRub1.2, whole genome shotgun sequence genomic segment:
- the LOC101074425 gene encoding sarcalumenin-like isoform X3, which translates to MKSLLSACCFFSVLALSTADVLTGSSTDEEPLLHLQLQQPEEKLFSCGCDGAEGHGSQSSSNDTPGPERSVCQPCSPGKEGEDTGRLEEDSRGEELKKEGEEEEAGEEEPAAEGAREEPEEDGVISVQESKPEPEETQEAELQPEPEVTQEPEPEETEEAELQPEPEVTQEPEPEETEEAELQPEPEVTQEPEPEETEEAELQPEPEVTQEPEPELKPEPAEIIEPEPEETQEPDLQPEPEVTQEPEPELQAEPEKIIEPRPGETQKPEPETEPEVSVDDVKVEEPKQSPPREAAGPVRRDRSHIEDTLRLSAAEPSAEFTAAIKKLLNIYHTAIRPVEQAFKYNELRQHEVTDGEITSKPMVLFLGPWSVGKSSMINYLLGLDGTSQQLYTGAEPTTSEYTVIMHGEKSRSVEGIVMASDSSRSFSPLERFGQGFLERLVGIEMPHKLLERVTFVDTPGIIENRKQQERGYPYSEVCQWFIDRADMIFLVFDPTKLDVGGELEMLFRQMKGRESQIRLILNKADSLSTQDLMRVYGALFWSMAPLINATEPPRVYVSSFWPQDYASGTSRELFVKEEMSLMEDLNQVIENQIENKIAFIRQHGIRVRIHALLVDRYLQTYQEKLGWFGDPHEVLKDIVGDPDKYYIFKSILAKTNVSKFDLPDKEAYQDFFGINPISGFKQLSHHCSWTGGCLLDKIERAVSHELPGLLSSVSGATDTPAPAKAKAAPVNPPPQPGTCEGPGCEEKPKNRWRRQ; encoded by the exons ATGAAGTCTCTGCTGTCGGCgtgctgcttcttctctgtgCTGGCTCTGTCCACCGCAG ACGTCCTCACAGGGTCCAGCACCGACGAGGAGCCcctgctgcatctgcagctccagcagccagaAGAGAAGCTGTTCTCCTGTGGATGCGACGGCGCCGAGGGCCACGGCAGCCAGAGCTCCTCCAACGACACACCGGGCCCAGAGAGGAGCGTGTGCCAGCCCTGCAGCCcaggaaaggagggggaggatacGGGCCGtctggaggaggacagcaggggggaagagctgaagaaggagggagaggaagaagaggctggagaggaggaacctgctgctgaaggtgctcGAGAAGAACCAGAGGAAGATGGTGTCATCTCAGTCCAAGAGTCCAAACCAGAGCCAGAGGAGACCCAAGAAGCAGAGCTCCAACCAGAGCCAGAA GTGACacaagaaccagaaccagaggagacCGAAGAAGCAGAGCTCCAACCAGAGCCAGAAGTGACacaagaaccagaaccagaggagacCGAAGAAGCAGAGCTCCAACCAGAGCCAGAAGTGACacaagaaccagaaccagaggagacCGAAGAAGCAGAGCTCCAACCAGAGCCAGAAGTGACacaagaaccagaaccagagctcaAACCAGAGCCAGCGGAGATAatagaaccagaaccagaggagacCCAAGAACCAGACCTCCAACCAGAGCCAGAAGTGACacaagaaccagaaccagagctccaAGCAGAGCCAGAGAAGATAATAGAACCAAGACCAGGGGAGACACAAAAACCAGAGCCCGAAACGGAACCAGAGGTGTCTGTGGATGATGTTAAAGTGGAGGAACCCAAACAGTCGCCCCCCAGAG AAGCCGCCGGCCCGGTGCGCAGGGACCGCTCCCACATCGAGGACACGCTGCGGCTGTCTGCAGCTGAGCCTTCAGCGGAGTTCACAG CTGCCATAAAGAAGCTTTTGAACATCTACCACACAGCCATCAGGCCAGTGGAGCAGGCCTTCAAGTACAACGAGCTCAGGCAGCATGAAGTCACAG ATGGGGAAATCACCTCCAAGCCCATGGTTTTGTTTTTGGGCCCGTGGAGTGTTGGTAAATCCTCCATGATTAACTACCTGCTGGGACTGGATGGAACCTCACAGCAACTTTACACAG GCGCTGAGCCCACCACCTCTGAGTACACGGTCATAATGCACGGCGAGAAGTCCCGGTCCGTAGAAGGCATCGTGATGGCCTCGGACAGTTCCCGGTCCTTTTCACCGCTGGAGAGGTTTGGTCAAGGTTTCCTGGAGCGACTGGTGGGCATCGAGATGCCCCacaagctgctggagagggTGACTTTTGTCGACACGCCGGGCATCATTGAGAACCGcaagcagcaggagagag GTTACCCCTACAGCGAGGTGTGCCAGTGGTTCATTGACCGGGCCGACATGATCTTCCTGGTTTTCGACCCCACTAAGCTGGACGTGGGCGGCGAGCTGGAGATGCTCTTCAGGCAGATGAAGGGACGCGAGTCCCAGATTCGCCTCATTCTGAACAAGGCGGACAGTCTTTCCACTCAGGACCTGATGAGGGTCTACGGGGCCCTCTTCTGGAGCATGGCGCCCCTGATCAATGCCACAGAACCTCCCCGGGTGTACGTCAGCTCCTTCTGGCCGCAGGACTATGCCTCAGGCACCAGCCGAGAGCTCTTCGTGAAGGAAGAGATGTCGCTGATGGAGGACCTCAACCAG gtgATTGAGAATCAAATAGAAAACAAGATTGCTTTCATAAGACAGCACGGCATTCGGGTGCGCATCCACGCCCTGCTGGTGGACCGCTACCTTCAGACCTACCAGGAGAAGCTCGGCTGGTTCGGCGATCCGCACGAGGTGCTCAAAGACATCGTCGGGGACCCGGACAAGTACTACATCTTCAAATCCATCCTGGCCAAAACCAACGTCAGCAAGTTCGACCTGCCTGACAAGGAGGCCTACCAGGACTTCTTCGGCATCAACCCTATTTCAGGATTCAAGCAGCTCTCCCACCActgcagctggacaggaggCTGTTTGCTAGACAAGATCGAAAGAGCGGTCTCACACGAGCTCCCAGGTCTGCTGAGCAGTGTCAGCGGGGCCACAGACACACCGGCCCCGGCGAAGGCGAAGGCCGCGCCCGTGAACCCGCCGCCACAGCCTGGGACATGCGAGGGTCCTGGTTGTGAGGAGAAACCCAAAAATCGATGGAGGCGGCAGTGA
- the LOC101074425 gene encoding sarcalumenin-like isoform X2 — protein MKSLLSACCFFSVLALSTADVLTGSSTDEEPLLHLQLQQPEEKLFSCGCDGAEGHGSQSSSNDTPGPERSVCQPCSPGKEGEDTGRLEEDSRGEELKKEGEEEEAGEEEPAAEGAREEPEEDGVISVQESKPEPEETQEAELQPEPEVTQEPEETEEAELQPEPEVTQEPEPEETEEAELQPEPEVTQEPEPEETEEAELQPEPEVTQEPEPEETEEAELQPEPEVTQEPEPELKPEPAEIIEPEPEETQEPDLQPEPEVTQEPEPELQAEPEKIIEPRPGETQKPEPETEPEVSVDDVKVEEPKQSPPRAAGPVRRDRSHIEDTLRLSAAEPSAEFTAAIKKLLNIYHTAIRPVEQAFKYNELRQHEVTDGEITSKPMVLFLGPWSVGKSSMINYLLGLDGTSQQLYTGAEPTTSEYTVIMHGEKSRSVEGIVMASDSSRSFSPLERFGQGFLERLVGIEMPHKLLERVTFVDTPGIIENRKQQERGYPYSEVCQWFIDRADMIFLVFDPTKLDVGGELEMLFRQMKGRESQIRLILNKADSLSTQDLMRVYGALFWSMAPLINATEPPRVYVSSFWPQDYASGTSRELFVKEEMSLMEDLNQVIENQIENKIAFIRQHGIRVRIHALLVDRYLQTYQEKLGWFGDPHEVLKDIVGDPDKYYIFKSILAKTNVSKFDLPDKEAYQDFFGINPISGFKQLSHHCSWTGGCLLDKIERAVSHELPGLLSSVSGATDTPAPAKAKAAPVNPPPQPGTCEGPGCEEKPKNRWRRQ, from the exons ATGAAGTCTCTGCTGTCGGCgtgctgcttcttctctgtgCTGGCTCTGTCCACCGCAG ACGTCCTCACAGGGTCCAGCACCGACGAGGAGCCcctgctgcatctgcagctccagcagccagaAGAGAAGCTGTTCTCCTGTGGATGCGACGGCGCCGAGGGCCACGGCAGCCAGAGCTCCTCCAACGACACACCGGGCCCAGAGAGGAGCGTGTGCCAGCCCTGCAGCCcaggaaaggagggggaggatacGGGCCGtctggaggaggacagcaggggggaagagctgaagaaggagggagaggaagaagaggctggagaggaggaacctgctgctgaaggtgctcGAGAAGAACCAGAGGAAGATGGTGTCATCTCAGTCCAAGAGTCCAAACCAGAGCCAGAGGAGACCCAAGAAGCAGAGCTCCAACCAGAGCCAGAAGTGACACAAGAACCAGAGGAGACCGAAGAAGCAGAGCTCCAACCAGAGCCAGAAGTGACacaagaaccagaaccagaggagacCGAAGAAGCAGAGCTCCAACCAGAGCCAGAAGTGACacaagaaccagaaccagaggagacCGAAGAAGCAGAGCTCCAACCAGAGCCAGAAGTGACacaagaaccagaaccagaggagacCGAAGAAGCAGAGCTCCAACCAGAGCCAGAAGTGACacaagaaccagaaccagagctcaAACCAGAGCCAGCGGAGATAatagaaccagaaccagaggagacCCAAGAACCAGACCTCCAACCAGAGCCAGAAGTGACacaagaaccagaaccagagctccaAGCAGAGCCAGAGAAGATAATAGAACCAAGACCAGGGGAGACACAAAAACCAGAGCCCGAAACGGAACCAGAGGTGTCTGTGGATGATGTTAAAGTGGAGGAACCCAAACAGTCGCCCCCCAGAG CCGCCGGCCCGGTGCGCAGGGACCGCTCCCACATCGAGGACACGCTGCGGCTGTCTGCAGCTGAGCCTTCAGCGGAGTTCACAG CTGCCATAAAGAAGCTTTTGAACATCTACCACACAGCCATCAGGCCAGTGGAGCAGGCCTTCAAGTACAACGAGCTCAGGCAGCATGAAGTCACAG ATGGGGAAATCACCTCCAAGCCCATGGTTTTGTTTTTGGGCCCGTGGAGTGTTGGTAAATCCTCCATGATTAACTACCTGCTGGGACTGGATGGAACCTCACAGCAACTTTACACAG GCGCTGAGCCCACCACCTCTGAGTACACGGTCATAATGCACGGCGAGAAGTCCCGGTCCGTAGAAGGCATCGTGATGGCCTCGGACAGTTCCCGGTCCTTTTCACCGCTGGAGAGGTTTGGTCAAGGTTTCCTGGAGCGACTGGTGGGCATCGAGATGCCCCacaagctgctggagagggTGACTTTTGTCGACACGCCGGGCATCATTGAGAACCGcaagcagcaggagagag GTTACCCCTACAGCGAGGTGTGCCAGTGGTTCATTGACCGGGCCGACATGATCTTCCTGGTTTTCGACCCCACTAAGCTGGACGTGGGCGGCGAGCTGGAGATGCTCTTCAGGCAGATGAAGGGACGCGAGTCCCAGATTCGCCTCATTCTGAACAAGGCGGACAGTCTTTCCACTCAGGACCTGATGAGGGTCTACGGGGCCCTCTTCTGGAGCATGGCGCCCCTGATCAATGCCACAGAACCTCCCCGGGTGTACGTCAGCTCCTTCTGGCCGCAGGACTATGCCTCAGGCACCAGCCGAGAGCTCTTCGTGAAGGAAGAGATGTCGCTGATGGAGGACCTCAACCAG gtgATTGAGAATCAAATAGAAAACAAGATTGCTTTCATAAGACAGCACGGCATTCGGGTGCGCATCCACGCCCTGCTGGTGGACCGCTACCTTCAGACCTACCAGGAGAAGCTCGGCTGGTTCGGCGATCCGCACGAGGTGCTCAAAGACATCGTCGGGGACCCGGACAAGTACTACATCTTCAAATCCATCCTGGCCAAAACCAACGTCAGCAAGTTCGACCTGCCTGACAAGGAGGCCTACCAGGACTTCTTCGGCATCAACCCTATTTCAGGATTCAAGCAGCTCTCCCACCActgcagctggacaggaggCTGTTTGCTAGACAAGATCGAAAGAGCGGTCTCACACGAGCTCCCAGGTCTGCTGAGCAGTGTCAGCGGGGCCACAGACACACCGGCCCCGGCGAAGGCGAAGGCCGCGCCCGTGAACCCGCCGCCACAGCCTGGGACATGCGAGGGTCCTGGTTGTGAGGAGAAACCCAAAAATCGATGGAGGCGGCAGTGA
- the LOC101074425 gene encoding sarcalumenin-like isoform X1: protein MKSLLSACCFFSVLALSTADVLTGSSTDEEPLLHLQLQQPEEKLFSCGCDGAEGHGSQSSSNDTPGPERSVCQPCSPGKEGEDTGRLEEDSRGEELKKEGEEEEAGEEEPAAEGAREEPEEDGVISVQESKPEPEETQEAELQPEPEVTQEPEETEEAELQPEPEVTQEPEPEETEEAELQPEPEVTQEPEPEETEEAELQPEPEVTQEPEPEETEEAELQPEPEVTQEPEPELKPEPAEIIEPEPEETQEPDLQPEPEVTQEPEPELQAEPEKIIEPRPGETQKPEPETEPEVSVDDVKVEEPKQSPPREAAGPVRRDRSHIEDTLRLSAAEPSAEFTAAIKKLLNIYHTAIRPVEQAFKYNELRQHEVTDGEITSKPMVLFLGPWSVGKSSMINYLLGLDGTSQQLYTGAEPTTSEYTVIMHGEKSRSVEGIVMASDSSRSFSPLERFGQGFLERLVGIEMPHKLLERVTFVDTPGIIENRKQQERGYPYSEVCQWFIDRADMIFLVFDPTKLDVGGELEMLFRQMKGRESQIRLILNKADSLSTQDLMRVYGALFWSMAPLINATEPPRVYVSSFWPQDYASGTSRELFVKEEMSLMEDLNQVIENQIENKIAFIRQHGIRVRIHALLVDRYLQTYQEKLGWFGDPHEVLKDIVGDPDKYYIFKSILAKTNVSKFDLPDKEAYQDFFGINPISGFKQLSHHCSWTGGCLLDKIERAVSHELPGLLSSVSGATDTPAPAKAKAAPVNPPPQPGTCEGPGCEEKPKNRWRRQ from the exons ATGAAGTCTCTGCTGTCGGCgtgctgcttcttctctgtgCTGGCTCTGTCCACCGCAG ACGTCCTCACAGGGTCCAGCACCGACGAGGAGCCcctgctgcatctgcagctccagcagccagaAGAGAAGCTGTTCTCCTGTGGATGCGACGGCGCCGAGGGCCACGGCAGCCAGAGCTCCTCCAACGACACACCGGGCCCAGAGAGGAGCGTGTGCCAGCCCTGCAGCCcaggaaaggagggggaggatacGGGCCGtctggaggaggacagcaggggggaagagctgaagaaggagggagaggaagaagaggctggagaggaggaacctgctgctgaaggtgctcGAGAAGAACCAGAGGAAGATGGTGTCATCTCAGTCCAAGAGTCCAAACCAGAGCCAGAGGAGACCCAAGAAGCAGAGCTCCAACCAGAGCCAGAAGTGACACAAGAACCAGAGGAGACCGAAGAAGCAGAGCTCCAACCAGAGCCAGAAGTGACacaagaaccagaaccagaggagacCGAAGAAGCAGAGCTCCAACCAGAGCCAGAAGTGACacaagaaccagaaccagaggagacCGAAGAAGCAGAGCTCCAACCAGAGCCAGAAGTGACacaagaaccagaaccagaggagacCGAAGAAGCAGAGCTCCAACCAGAGCCAGAAGTGACacaagaaccagaaccagagctcaAACCAGAGCCAGCGGAGATAatagaaccagaaccagaggagacCCAAGAACCAGACCTCCAACCAGAGCCAGAAGTGACacaagaaccagaaccagagctccaAGCAGAGCCAGAGAAGATAATAGAACCAAGACCAGGGGAGACACAAAAACCAGAGCCCGAAACGGAACCAGAGGTGTCTGTGGATGATGTTAAAGTGGAGGAACCCAAACAGTCGCCCCCCAGAG AAGCCGCCGGCCCGGTGCGCAGGGACCGCTCCCACATCGAGGACACGCTGCGGCTGTCTGCAGCTGAGCCTTCAGCGGAGTTCACAG CTGCCATAAAGAAGCTTTTGAACATCTACCACACAGCCATCAGGCCAGTGGAGCAGGCCTTCAAGTACAACGAGCTCAGGCAGCATGAAGTCACAG ATGGGGAAATCACCTCCAAGCCCATGGTTTTGTTTTTGGGCCCGTGGAGTGTTGGTAAATCCTCCATGATTAACTACCTGCTGGGACTGGATGGAACCTCACAGCAACTTTACACAG GCGCTGAGCCCACCACCTCTGAGTACACGGTCATAATGCACGGCGAGAAGTCCCGGTCCGTAGAAGGCATCGTGATGGCCTCGGACAGTTCCCGGTCCTTTTCACCGCTGGAGAGGTTTGGTCAAGGTTTCCTGGAGCGACTGGTGGGCATCGAGATGCCCCacaagctgctggagagggTGACTTTTGTCGACACGCCGGGCATCATTGAGAACCGcaagcagcaggagagag GTTACCCCTACAGCGAGGTGTGCCAGTGGTTCATTGACCGGGCCGACATGATCTTCCTGGTTTTCGACCCCACTAAGCTGGACGTGGGCGGCGAGCTGGAGATGCTCTTCAGGCAGATGAAGGGACGCGAGTCCCAGATTCGCCTCATTCTGAACAAGGCGGACAGTCTTTCCACTCAGGACCTGATGAGGGTCTACGGGGCCCTCTTCTGGAGCATGGCGCCCCTGATCAATGCCACAGAACCTCCCCGGGTGTACGTCAGCTCCTTCTGGCCGCAGGACTATGCCTCAGGCACCAGCCGAGAGCTCTTCGTGAAGGAAGAGATGTCGCTGATGGAGGACCTCAACCAG gtgATTGAGAATCAAATAGAAAACAAGATTGCTTTCATAAGACAGCACGGCATTCGGGTGCGCATCCACGCCCTGCTGGTGGACCGCTACCTTCAGACCTACCAGGAGAAGCTCGGCTGGTTCGGCGATCCGCACGAGGTGCTCAAAGACATCGTCGGGGACCCGGACAAGTACTACATCTTCAAATCCATCCTGGCCAAAACCAACGTCAGCAAGTTCGACCTGCCTGACAAGGAGGCCTACCAGGACTTCTTCGGCATCAACCCTATTTCAGGATTCAAGCAGCTCTCCCACCActgcagctggacaggaggCTGTTTGCTAGACAAGATCGAAAGAGCGGTCTCACACGAGCTCCCAGGTCTGCTGAGCAGTGTCAGCGGGGCCACAGACACACCGGCCCCGGCGAAGGCGAAGGCCGCGCCCGTGAACCCGCCGCCACAGCCTGGGACATGCGAGGGTCCTGGTTGTGAGGAGAAACCCAAAAATCGATGGAGGCGGCAGTGA
- the LOC101074425 gene encoding sarcalumenin-like isoform X4 has translation MKSLLSACCFFSVLALSTADVLTGSSTDEEPLLHLQLQQPEEKLFSCGCDGAEGHGSQSSSNDTPGPERSVCQPCSPGKEGEDTGRLEEDSRGEELKKEGEEEEAGEEEPAAEGAREEPEEDGVISVQESKPEPEETQEAELQPEPEVTQEPEETEEAELQPEPEVTQEPEPEETEEAELQPEPEVTQEPEPELKPEPAEIIEPEPEETQEPDLQPEPEVTQEPEPELQAEPEKIIEPRPGETQKPEPETEPEVSVDDVKVEEPKQSPPREAAGPVRRDRSHIEDTLRLSAAEPSAEFTAAIKKLLNIYHTAIRPVEQAFKYNELRQHEVTDGEITSKPMVLFLGPWSVGKSSMINYLLGLDGTSQQLYTGAEPTTSEYTVIMHGEKSRSVEGIVMASDSSRSFSPLERFGQGFLERLVGIEMPHKLLERVTFVDTPGIIENRKQQERGYPYSEVCQWFIDRADMIFLVFDPTKLDVGGELEMLFRQMKGRESQIRLILNKADSLSTQDLMRVYGALFWSMAPLINATEPPRVYVSSFWPQDYASGTSRELFVKEEMSLMEDLNQVIENQIENKIAFIRQHGIRVRIHALLVDRYLQTYQEKLGWFGDPHEVLKDIVGDPDKYYIFKSILAKTNVSKFDLPDKEAYQDFFGINPISGFKQLSHHCSWTGGCLLDKIERAVSHELPGLLSSVSGATDTPAPAKAKAAPVNPPPQPGTCEGPGCEEKPKNRWRRQ, from the exons ATGAAGTCTCTGCTGTCGGCgtgctgcttcttctctgtgCTGGCTCTGTCCACCGCAG ACGTCCTCACAGGGTCCAGCACCGACGAGGAGCCcctgctgcatctgcagctccagcagccagaAGAGAAGCTGTTCTCCTGTGGATGCGACGGCGCCGAGGGCCACGGCAGCCAGAGCTCCTCCAACGACACACCGGGCCCAGAGAGGAGCGTGTGCCAGCCCTGCAGCCcaggaaaggagggggaggatacGGGCCGtctggaggaggacagcaggggggaagagctgaagaaggagggagaggaagaagaggctggagaggaggaacctgctgctgaaggtgctcGAGAAGAACCAGAGGAAGATGGTGTCATCTCAGTCCAAGAGTCCAAACCAGAGCCAGAGGAGACCCAAGAAGCAGAGCTCCAACCAGAGCCAGAAGTGACACAAGAACCAGAGGAGACCGAAGAAGCAGAGCTCCAACCAGAGCCAGAAGTGACacaagaaccagaaccagaggagacCGAAGAAGCAGAGCTCCAACCAGAGCCAGAAGTGACacaagaaccagaaccagag ctcaAACCAGAGCCAGCGGAGATAatagaaccagaaccagaggagacCCAAGAACCAGACCTCCAACCAGAGCCAGAAGTGACacaagaaccagaaccagagctccaAGCAGAGCCAGAGAAGATAATAGAACCAAGACCAGGGGAGACACAAAAACCAGAGCCCGAAACGGAACCAGAGGTGTCTGTGGATGATGTTAAAGTGGAGGAACCCAAACAGTCGCCCCCCAGAG AAGCCGCCGGCCCGGTGCGCAGGGACCGCTCCCACATCGAGGACACGCTGCGGCTGTCTGCAGCTGAGCCTTCAGCGGAGTTCACAG CTGCCATAAAGAAGCTTTTGAACATCTACCACACAGCCATCAGGCCAGTGGAGCAGGCCTTCAAGTACAACGAGCTCAGGCAGCATGAAGTCACAG ATGGGGAAATCACCTCCAAGCCCATGGTTTTGTTTTTGGGCCCGTGGAGTGTTGGTAAATCCTCCATGATTAACTACCTGCTGGGACTGGATGGAACCTCACAGCAACTTTACACAG GCGCTGAGCCCACCACCTCTGAGTACACGGTCATAATGCACGGCGAGAAGTCCCGGTCCGTAGAAGGCATCGTGATGGCCTCGGACAGTTCCCGGTCCTTTTCACCGCTGGAGAGGTTTGGTCAAGGTTTCCTGGAGCGACTGGTGGGCATCGAGATGCCCCacaagctgctggagagggTGACTTTTGTCGACACGCCGGGCATCATTGAGAACCGcaagcagcaggagagag GTTACCCCTACAGCGAGGTGTGCCAGTGGTTCATTGACCGGGCCGACATGATCTTCCTGGTTTTCGACCCCACTAAGCTGGACGTGGGCGGCGAGCTGGAGATGCTCTTCAGGCAGATGAAGGGACGCGAGTCCCAGATTCGCCTCATTCTGAACAAGGCGGACAGTCTTTCCACTCAGGACCTGATGAGGGTCTACGGGGCCCTCTTCTGGAGCATGGCGCCCCTGATCAATGCCACAGAACCTCCCCGGGTGTACGTCAGCTCCTTCTGGCCGCAGGACTATGCCTCAGGCACCAGCCGAGAGCTCTTCGTGAAGGAAGAGATGTCGCTGATGGAGGACCTCAACCAG gtgATTGAGAATCAAATAGAAAACAAGATTGCTTTCATAAGACAGCACGGCATTCGGGTGCGCATCCACGCCCTGCTGGTGGACCGCTACCTTCAGACCTACCAGGAGAAGCTCGGCTGGTTCGGCGATCCGCACGAGGTGCTCAAAGACATCGTCGGGGACCCGGACAAGTACTACATCTTCAAATCCATCCTGGCCAAAACCAACGTCAGCAAGTTCGACCTGCCTGACAAGGAGGCCTACCAGGACTTCTTCGGCATCAACCCTATTTCAGGATTCAAGCAGCTCTCCCACCActgcagctggacaggaggCTGTTTGCTAGACAAGATCGAAAGAGCGGTCTCACACGAGCTCCCAGGTCTGCTGAGCAGTGTCAGCGGGGCCACAGACACACCGGCCCCGGCGAAGGCGAAGGCCGCGCCCGTGAACCCGCCGCCACAGCCTGGGACATGCGAGGGTCCTGGTTGTGAGGAGAAACCCAAAAATCGATGGAGGCGGCAGTGA